The region ATAATTCATTTTTGCACTGTGTAAAGCTCTTTCTGCATAAACTAATAAATCTCTATCTAAACCTTTTGAACAACCAATAGTTACATCAATATCAATAGTATTTTTTGTATTTATAAGAAAAAATTGTGAACTTATGATATTGTTAAAAATAATATTTTTCACTTCCATAATATCCATTTCTACAAGCTCATCATATATAGTAACAGTAAAGACATCTACATGTTCATTTTTTATATCAATACAAATATTTTTTTTAAGGTAAGATGATATCTCTTTTTTTACCTTATTTTTTAATAATTTATATAATTGTAATAAGATAAAATCGCCATTTTTAAATCCATAAAAAGCGTTTAAATCTTTCATATAAAGTACATCAACGATGAAGATAGTTTTAGTCCGATTCTTGTAAAAATGTTTGCAAAAGCTCTGAAATAAGGACATTTTAAACCTTTTTTATATTCAATATTCTCAGTATATGTAATTTAATCTTAAGAAATGTATATATTAACTCAATCAATAAAAAAATTTATAAAAAAATTGTATAAAAAATATTATCTAGTATACACTTTGTATAAAAAAACAAAATTTAACAATATTTTGCTAAAATAAATTAAAATAGATTTTTTAAATTTATGTAGAATAGTGTTGTATTTATAAAATATTTTGTTAATCTAACTATTTTTTTGGATATTTTATATTTTATATTTTTTTATAAATAAATATCGATAAAAGATGTTAAAATTCAATTTAATTATTTTAGAATATTAAAAAGTTTTATAACATAAATTTTATAAGCTTAGATATTATTATTACTATTATTTATAATAATAGTTAATTTTATTAATAATAGGCAGCAAAATTTATTTTTTTTGATAATTTTTTAAAATAAAAAATAATTTTTAAAATTTATTATTACGATTAAGGTTTAATTTGGAAGATATTATTAGAGATTGGGGTTATATTGCCCTTTTTTTATACTCATTTGGTGGAGGATTTGTTGGTTTAGTAGTAGCTGGTGTTTTATCTTTTACAGGAGATTTGAATCTGTATATAGCAATGGCTGTAGCTGCAGTATCAAATTTTATTGGGGATCAATTTTTATTTTATATGGCAAGAACAAATAAAAAGTATGCTAAAGAGACTATGAATAAATATGGTAGAAAAGTTGCACTTGCTCATTTATGGATGAGAAGATATGGTTCACCAGTTGTTTTTTTACAAAAATATATCTATGGAATAAAAACTCTTATACCTTTAGCTATGGGTTTAACTAAATATTCTTTTAAAAAGTTTACAATTTATAATGCTGTCGCAGCAGCAGTTTGGGCTATAGTTGTTGGATATGCTAGTTATATTATGGGAGAAGTGATTTTAACATATGCTGATGAGTATAAATATTATGGTGTAGGAATTATATTACTTATAGTTTTTACTGTTTCTTATTATTTTAAAAAGATTTAATATTGAAAAATAAACCTATAAACGAAAACAATATAGGTAAAGTTAATCTTATTGTAAATTTATTGCTTGTATTTTTATTTGCAATGGCAATAATATATTCAGCTATCTATTTTAAAAAAGAAAGCTATAGTAGGTTAAAAATTGAACTACAAGAGAAATATATAGAACATAAAAAAGAAGATATTCAGACTTATGTAAAAACTGTAAATGAACTTCTAATGTCGAAAATTGAAGGTATTAATTTAACTAAAGAACAAAAACAAAAATATGTTATTGATTATTATGAAAAATTTAATAAAAAAAATCCCAAAGAGTATTTTTTTATTTTTGATTTAATTAAACAAAAAGATAATACTTATTTAGAAAAGGTTATTGTTCATCCTGATGTTCCAAGAGGTAAAATACTTGATTTAAATAGAACAGATTTAAATGGAAAAAAATTTGTAAAAGATTTTCAAAATAGTGTTCTTAAAGATGGATATGCATTTTTAGATTATTCATTTATTCATCCTAAAACAAAAGAAGAGATGTATAAAAAAGGTTTTGTACTTTTAAACAAATGGAATTGGATTGTTGGGAGTGGATTTTTTATTTCAGATATTGAAGATGAATTAGGTTTAATTGATAAAAAAATAAAAAAAAATATATATGAAGAATTAAAAAGTTATATTCAGATTACAGTTTTCTTTTTAGTATTTTTAATTTTTTTTATTTTAAAAATCAATAAGTACACTACGAACACTATTAATAAATTTAAAGTTCAAGTTGAAAAAGAAAAAACAAAATTGATTGAGTCAAAAGAGTATTTAAAACAATATACAACTATTCTTGAAAACTGTACTATAGTATCTAAGTATAATGAAAATGAAGAATTTACTTATGTTAGTGAAGGGTTCTGTGAGACTTTTGGTTACTTAAAAGAAGAAATTATTGGAAAGCCATATAGTATTATAGAGTATTCAGATGAAAAAAAGAGTTCAAAAGTTAATTTTATTGAGTTATTAAAGAATAAAAAAAGTATTAAAGATACTGTTAAAAACATATCAAAAGATGGGAGAATTTTATCTTTTATTGTTATTGCAAGACCTATTTTAGATAATAACGGCGAAATTACAGAATTTGTATCTTATAGAATTGATATAACAAAAGAAGATAAATTAAAATTGATTTTAGAAAAACAAAATAGAGAACTACTAAAATCACAAAAAATATTAAATGATGCACAAAGAATTGCACATATAGGAAATTGGGAACATAACTACATTACTAATAAAATATCATTTTCTGATGAAGCAAAAAGAATATTTGGATATGATGAGAATATTAGTGAATTAAAGTTTGATGAGTTTAAGAAAAGTGTGCATGAAAATGATAGAAGTAAGTTAGATGAAAATAAAACTTTTGCTCTAAATAAAGACAATCAATTTAGTTTTGAACATAGAATTATTAGACAAGATGGCATACTTAGGTATGTTGAAGTCAAGGGTGAATATATTCATGATAAGAATAATAAACTTATTAAATCTATGGGTACAATAAATGATATAACTGAAAGAGTTGAAACAGAAAAAGAGTTAAAGCAAAAAGATTTAATGTTATTACAACAGTCTAAAATGGCAGCTATGGGAGAGATGTTATCTAATATAGCCCATCAGTGGAGACAACCCTTAAGTTTGATTAGTACAGCAGCAACTGGAGCTAAGATTCAACGTGAAATTGGCGCATTAACTGATGAAAAACTTGATGAAACCTTTACAACTATTAACGATACGACACAATATTTATCAAAAACGATTGATGATTTTAGAAACTTTTTTAAGCCAAATTCTGAAAAAAAATATTTTAAAATGTCTGATGTAATGTATAAAGCTATTTCTTTAGTAAAACCACAATTTAAAAATAGAAGTATAGATATTATCAAAGATATCCAAGATTATAAATTGTATGGTTTGGAAAATGAATTCTTGCAAGTAATTATTAATATTTTAAATAATTCAAGAGATCAATTAATGAAAATAGATGGCGAGAAACTAATATTGATTAGTTCATATATAAAAGATGATAAATATATTTTAGAGATAAAAGATAATGGTAAAGGAATAGACGAAAAAATTATAGAAAAAATTTTTGAGCCATACTTTACAACCAAACATAATAGTGAAGGTACAGGTATTGGTTTATATATGTGTGAAGAGATTATAGTAAAACATATGGATGGTCAAATAAGTGTAGAAAATGAAATTTTTACCCATAAAGATAATACATATAAAGGGGCAAAGTTTATAATCACTTTGCCACTAACAAAATAATAAATTAGGAAGAAAAAATTAAAAAATTTAATGAATTAAAAATAAAAAATGAGATTTTACAAGCTTTAGAGTTTGAAAAATTTGAACAAATGACAACAATACAATCTTTGTGTTTAAAAGATATTTTAGAAAAAAAAGATGTAATTGTAAAATCAAAAACAGGCTCAGGAAAAACACTTTGTTTTGCTTTGCCTTTGGCAAATGAAGTCAAAAACAAACCAATGGTTATACAAAGTTTAATTTTAGCACCAACTAGAGAATTAGCAAATCAAATAAGTCTTGAGATAAAAAAAGTTTTAAGGTTTATACCAAATATAAAAGTATTAAGTTTATGTGGGGGTACACCTTTTAAACCACAAGTAGCTTCTTTAGAAGTTGGTGCACATATAGTTGTTGGTACAGTGGGAAGAATTTTACAACATATACATGAAACAAAAATAGATTTCTCAAGTGTAAATAGTTTTGTTTTAGATGAAGCAGATAAAATGTTAGATATGGGGTTTTATGAAGATATTGTAAAAATTGCAGAATATATCCCACAAAAAAGACAAACTTTATTGTTTTCAGCAACATATGAAAAAGAGATTAAGGAGTTATCTTCAAAACTTTTAGATAAACCTCTTTTTATAGAAAATGTAGAAACTCATAAACAAGAATCGATAACACAAAAATTTTATGAAACAAATGAAGATAGAAAAGTTGATGATTTATTAAGAGTTATTTCCCATTATAAGATGAAAACAATTTTGATTTTTTGTAATACAAAAGCAATGTGTGAAGATTTATCTACACAATTATGGAATAGAGGAGTTGAATCTTTGACTTTGCATTCTGATTTAGATCAAAGAGAAAGGGATGAAACTGTAATTCTTTTTTCAAATGGTTCTTTACCTATTTTAATTGCAACAGATATTGTTTCAAGAGGTATTGATATTGATAATATAGATTTTGTAATAAACTTTAATATTGCCAGAGATGAAACAATTCATACACATAGAATAGGAAGAACAGCAAGAGGTGAAAAAAAAGGTATAGCTATAACTTTATATGATAAAGATGAATTGTATAAAGTTAAACCAATAAATGAAAAATTTTCTGATATTGAGTTTTGTGATGTTTTAGAATATGAAGATTCTTCTTATAAGCCACAAGCAGAATATAAAACTTTATTAATAACTGGTGGTAAAAAACACAAACTAAGAAAAGGTGATATCTTAGGTGCTCTTACTGCTGGTGAAGGCTTAGATAAAGATTTAATTGGAAATATAACTATTTTAGATTTTGTATCTTTTGTAGCAGTTAAAAATGAAGTACTAGATGATAGATTATTAAAATTAGGAAAGATTAAAATAAAGAAAAAACTATTTAAACTTATTGAAAAGTAGTTATGATAGAATTTTTCTTTTATAAAATACAAAAGGAAAAAATATGGCAAGAGCTAGTGCAAGACATCTTTTAGTTGAAAGTGAAGAGCTTTGTAATGAACTAAAAACAAGAATTGAAAATGGTGAAAAGTTTGAAGATTTAGCAAAAGAGTATTCTCAATGTCCATCAGGAGCAAAAGGTGGAGAGTTAGGAACTTTTAATCAAGGGGATATGGTTCCAGAGTTTGACAAAGTAGTTTTTAATGAAGCTGTAAATGTAGTACATGGACCAGTTCAAACACAATTTGGATATCATCTTTTAGAAACAACTTCAAGAGAAGATTAATAAAAAATTATTCAGAGGTTAAGCATTTTGCTCAACCTCTTCATCCCAAAGTATACTAACTCCATACTCTTCATGAGTAATTACATATTTAAAATATTCACCTGTACCTTTTCTTCCATGAAGTCTTACAACTGTTTGTCCCTCTCTTAATAGTTTTCGCATCTCATTTTCAGAAAAACTTTTTTTATTCCATCTTAAAAAAGCATTTGAATAAACTCTAAATTTACAAGTTGAATCGGCTGTAAATACATATTGTTCACTTTCATCATACTCTTTTTTTGCATTTTCGCAAGTATAAAGTTTGATTTGTTTTCCATTTGTATTAAATTTTTTTGAGATAACATTGCCTTTGCAGTATGGGCATTGGCCTAAGATAGACATGGTAAAACTCCTTTTTTATTGAAATCTTACCCTGTTTTTTTATTTAGTATTTAAAATATTTCAATTTGCAATAATTATTGTTTTTTCTTTTCAAAAATTCTTTCTGTAAATTCTGCAAATTTACCCCTTACAGCTTTTTCTAATTCTATTGCGAACATATTTATCTCAGGATGTTTTTTCCTTGTTTGTTTTAAAAGTGTAGTAAGACCATTATTGTATTTGTTTAAATACAAATTATCTATTTGTCTATTTGACCCAATAACAATAGCCATACACGATTCATCAAGTCTACTTAAAATAAGTTGTGTGGTTTTTTCACTTGAGTTTTGCCATTCATCCATTATTACAATTGCTTCAGATAAAGTTCTACCTCTAGCTTCTCCTGGCCAAAGTGTTTCAATACAATATCTAGATGTTAGCTCAGAAATTTTTGATTCAATAGATTCTTTGTTTTCTCTATTTTCACTTTTTTTAAGATGTTTTTTTGCAATAAATTCTAAAGTATCTTGTAAAGCCATATTATAGATTCTAAACTTCTCATCATTTCCAGCAAGGTATCCAATATCTGCCCCTTTATCAAGTGACTCAATTGAGTTTCTAACATATACAATCTTATCATAGTGTCCTAAATCAATAAGCCTCATAGCACTTACAATAGACATAAGAGTTTTACCTGAACCAGCTTTTGCATCAATTACAAGTAGATCAAACATATCAGTTAAAATAGCTTTCATAAAAAGTTTTTGTTTTAAGTTTACTGGTTTTACTTGTAAAGCTTTAAAATCAGAATCATTTAAGAGATTAATTCTTTCATTCACAATAATAGCATATGCTGTATTTCCATCTTTACTTTCAAAGATATATCCGAAATTTTCATATGTATACTCTTCGTCAAATTTTTTAATATCTGCACCATCAAGTGAATTAAAAATTGAGGAATCAAGTTTAATATTTTTTACAAACTCAAAGTTTGGAACTGTTGATTTGTCATCATGTAAGGTTTCAGTTTTTATCCCTTTAAATAAAGCAAATGTTCTTGCATAAACATCTAAAGACAAAAAGTGTGTTTGTGCACCTTTATAATAATCTTGTGCAATAGCAGCAACTTCAATTATTCTTTTATCATTGCTTTCACTTAAGTGAACTTGCTCAATTTCAGATTCATATTTCTCTTTTGAAATTATATGAAGATTTAATTCATCATTAAAAAGTTTTACAACTTTAAAGCCTATTTTATAGTCAACCTCTTTTATCTTCATCTTTGCCAAAAGTCTTGCAAATTCTCTTGAATAGTAACCTAACTCATTTGCCAGTTTCTTTTTGTCCTCTAATTCAATTAAAACTGTTTCAGGAATTACAATTGTGTTTGTTTTATTGTCAGATATTCTATTTAAGTTTTGTATGTTTTGTAAGATGATATTTGTATCTATTACGTAAACTTTTTCTTTCATAGAACAATTATAGCATTAAATATTTATAATACAATTACTAATATGTATATATTTTGTAATCAAGTTATGTTAGAAGTATATATAAAAATAGTTTGAATAATTTAGTTATAATAAGAATAAAAAGAAGAGCTATGAAGAAGTTTACAAATGAAAATCTATATGAAATTATTGATTATTTAAAATTATCTTTAGAATCTGATAATAAAGTTTCTATTGAGGTTTTAAACCCTGATTGTTCAACTAATTCTTATTGTGGTGAATTGATTGATGTTGATAATACAGTTTACAAATATAGAGGTTATAAAGATTGGACAGATTTAGCTCAAAAGCTATTTTG is a window of Halarcobacter sp. DNA encoding:
- the dbpA gene encoding ATP-dependent RNA helicase DbpA, with protein sequence MLQALEFEKFEQMTTIQSLCLKDILEKKDVIVKSKTGSGKTLCFALPLANEVKNKPMVIQSLILAPTRELANQISLEIKKVLRFIPNIKVLSLCGGTPFKPQVASLEVGAHIVVGTVGRILQHIHETKIDFSSVNSFVLDEADKMLDMGFYEDIVKIAEYIPQKRQTLLFSATYEKEIKELSSKLLDKPLFIENVETHKQESITQKFYETNEDRKVDDLLRVISHYKMKTILIFCNTKAMCEDLSTQLWNRGVESLTLHSDLDQRERDETVILFSNGSLPILIATDIVSRGIDIDNIDFVINFNIARDETIHTHRIGRTARGEKKGIAITLYDKDELYKVKPINEKFSDIEFCDVLEYEDSSYKPQAEYKTLLITGGKKHKLRKGDILGALTAGEGLDKDLIGNITILDFVSFVAVKNEVLDDRLLKLGKIKIKKKLFKLIEK
- a CDS encoding peptidylprolyl isomerase, whose product is MARASARHLLVESEELCNELKTRIENGEKFEDLAKEYSQCPSGAKGGELGTFNQGDMVPEFDKVVFNEAVNVVHGPVQTQFGYHLLETTSRED
- a CDS encoding PhoH family protein, which gives rise to MKEKVYVIDTNIILQNIQNLNRISDNKTNTIVIPETVLIELEDKKKLANELGYYSREFARLLAKMKIKEVDYKIGFKVVKLFNDELNLHIISKEKYESEIEQVHLSESNDKRIIEVAAIAQDYYKGAQTHFLSLDVYARTFALFKGIKTETLHDDKSTVPNFEFVKNIKLDSSIFNSLDGADIKKFDEEYTYENFGYIFESKDGNTAYAIIVNERINLLNDSDFKALQVKPVNLKQKLFMKAILTDMFDLLVIDAKAGSGKTLMSIVSAMRLIDLGHYDKIVYVRNSIESLDKGADIGYLAGNDEKFRIYNMALQDTLEFIAKKHLKKSENRENKESIESKISELTSRYCIETLWPGEARGRTLSEAIVIMDEWQNSSEKTTQLILSRLDESCMAIVIGSNRQIDNLYLNKYNNGLTTLLKQTRKKHPEINMFAIELEKAVRGKFAEFTERIFEKKKQ
- a CDS encoding PAS domain S-box protein; translated protein: MKNKPINENNIGKVNLIVNLLLVFLFAMAIIYSAIYFKKESYSRLKIELQEKYIEHKKEDIQTYVKTVNELLMSKIEGINLTKEQKQKYVIDYYEKFNKKNPKEYFFIFDLIKQKDNTYLEKVIVHPDVPRGKILDLNRTDLNGKKFVKDFQNSVLKDGYAFLDYSFIHPKTKEEMYKKGFVLLNKWNWIVGSGFFISDIEDELGLIDKKIKKNIYEELKSYIQITVFFLVFLIFFILKINKYTTNTINKFKVQVEKEKTKLIESKEYLKQYTTILENCTIVSKYNENEEFTYVSEGFCETFGYLKEEIIGKPYSIIEYSDEKKSSKVNFIELLKNKKSIKDTVKNISKDGRILSFIVIARPILDNNGEITEFVSYRIDITKEDKLKLILEKQNRELLKSQKILNDAQRIAHIGNWEHNYITNKISFSDEAKRIFGYDENISELKFDEFKKSVHENDRSKLDENKTFALNKDNQFSFEHRIIRQDGILRYVEVKGEYIHDKNNKLIKSMGTINDITERVETEKELKQKDLMLLQQSKMAAMGEMLSNIAHQWRQPLSLISTAATGAKIQREIGALTDEKLDETFTTINDTTQYLSKTIDDFRNFFKPNSEKKYFKMSDVMYKAISLVKPQFKNRSIDIIKDIQDYKLYGLENEFLQVIINILNNSRDQLMKIDGEKLILISSYIKDDKYILEIKDNGKGIDEKIIEKIFEPYFTTKHNSEGTGIGLYMCEEIIVKHMDGQISVENEIFTHKDNTYKGAKFIITLPLTK
- a CDS encoding DedA family protein; protein product: MEDIIRDWGYIALFLYSFGGGFVGLVVAGVLSFTGDLNLYIAMAVAAVSNFIGDQFLFYMARTNKKYAKETMNKYGRKVALAHLWMRRYGSPVVFLQKYIYGIKTLIPLAMGLTKYSFKKFTIYNAVAAAVWAIVVGYASYIMGEVILTYADEYKYYGVGIILLIVFTVSYYFKKI